One window of the Candidatus Woesearchaeota archaeon genome contains the following:
- a CDS encoding anaerobic ribonucleoside-triphosphate reductase activating protein, translating to MQPSWSISPACPAYDSHLPTGVPSVGKYPPLKGLQKTTLIDYPGMIACTVFLGGCNFRCGYCYNSDLVLRSLHLPTLSPEDFFSFLTKRKTYLEGVCITGGEPTLYGASLVTFCQKIKELGFLIKLDTNGTNTALLKELLAQDLIDYIAMDIKASLDRYEQVAGVAVDTHALQESISIIMHTTTYEFRTTVVPDVINAEVIHGIGKLINGAKQHFIQQFRPDGKTIDPRYQQLQPLSLETLKTFQTILQGYVTNVGIRA from the coding sequence ATGCAACCCTCCTGGAGCATTAGTCCTGCTTGTCCGGCTTATGATAGTCATTTACCGACTGGTGTGCCCTCCGTAGGGAAGTATCCTCCGCTCAAAGGACTTCAGAAGACAACACTGATAGACTACCCGGGGATGATTGCCTGTACGGTCTTTTTGGGTGGGTGCAACTTCAGGTGTGGTTATTGCTATAATTCCGATTTGGTATTACGTTCGTTACATCTACCGACTCTTTCTCCCGAAGATTTTTTTTCTTTTCTCACGAAGAGAAAAACATACCTTGAAGGGGTTTGCATTACCGGTGGCGAACCAACCCTCTATGGAGCTTCTCTGGTGACATTTTGTCAAAAGATCAAAGAGCTTGGTTTTCTGATAAAGCTCGATACCAATGGTACCAATACTGCTTTGCTCAAGGAACTTCTTGCCCAAGATCTTATAGATTATATTGCCATGGACATCAAGGCTTCGCTCGACAGGTATGAGCAGGTTGCAGGTGTAGCTGTTGATACCCATGCACTTCAGGAAAGCATTTCCATTATCATGCATACAACCACGTATGAATTTCGGACCACTGTGGTGCCTGATGTCATAAATGCAGAGGTCATCCATGGGATTGGGAAGTTAATTAACGGAGCAAAGCAGCATTTCATCCAACAGTTTCGACCGGATGGAAAGACCATTGATCCTCGCTATCAGCAACTACAGCCGCTTT